The Candidatus Nanosynbacter sp. HMT-352 region CGCAGCGGGTGAATATGATAGACTAGCTAAACGTTTGTATATAGCCTCTAGCTGGGGTTCTTTAGGACCAGAACAGGCGCGTAGATTATGGATGTCAAGAAATAAGTCTAATCCTGAGGCGGTAGCGATAATAGAGGAGGCTTTTGGTCGCTTAAATTCTCTAAAGGGCAGAATGGATGAGATAAATAATGGCGTTCGATTGTCTTTATCTGGTGGTGATGCGAATGGAGAAGTTCCTGGTGATTTGGCTTGGCTAGAAAATATTCCTTGTGACTTTGCCGGAGTTGAAGTTTCCAAAAATAATGATGGTACGTATACTGTCAAGATCCCTGTTACAGAATACAAATCTGACTGTACTGGGTATTGGGCTGATTCGATCACTTATACTATTACGCTTACTTCTGATGATGAGGTATTAAATATCACGTCAGAGAGGGTGAAGCGATAATCTAGTTGGCAAATACTTTCTTATCTGTTATAATGTTTGCAGTATGGTACAAGTAACACGTAAAGATCAGAAGGAAGCGAACGAAAATATCATTCGTCGTTTCAACCGCAGGGTTTTGCAAAGCGGTGTTTTGGCTCGCGCTAAGAGCGTTATGCGTTTTGAAAAACCAATTTCAAAGACCGAGCGTCGTAAAAAAGCTATTATTCGCCGCGAGCGACGAGCTGAAAAAACGGCAAAAATGCGCCTAGGGGTGCGTTAATGTCTGCGCTAAAAGAGCGCATTACTAGTGAAATGAAAGCCGCTCTATTGAGCGGCGATCGTTTTCGTGGTGATGTTTTGCGTAATCTAAAGGCAGCAATATTAAACGAAGAAGTTTCTTTGGGCAAGCGAGAAGACGGTTTGGATGATGCTGAAATTGAAAAAGTCGTTGCTCGAGAAGTAAAAAAGCGCGTCGAAAGTGCGGATTTATATCGAAAGAATGACCGTGCGGAATTGGCGGAACCTGAAGAAAAAGAAGCGGAAATTTTACGAGAATTTTTGCCAGAGCAACTTGGCGAGGCGGAAATCTCGAAGATTGTAGAAGAAGTTATTGCGGGTATGGACGATGTCTCAATTCAGAAAATGGGACAAGTTATTGGCGCGGTAAAAAGTAAGGCTGGCAATGCTGCGGATGGCGCATTGGTGGCAAAAATTGTTAAAGAAAAACTCACGAAATAGGAGGAAAAAATGATTGTATTTTTTGGGCCGGCGGG contains the following coding sequences:
- a CDS encoding 30S ribosomal protein S21; protein product: MVQVTRKDQKEANENIIRRFNRRVLQSGVLARAKSVMRFEKPISKTERRKKAIIRRERRAEKTAKMRLGVR
- a CDS encoding GatB/YqeY domain-containing protein; amino-acid sequence: MSALKERITSEMKAALLSGDRFRGDVLRNLKAAILNEEVSLGKREDGLDDAEIEKVVAREVKKRVESADLYRKNDRAELAEPEEKEAEILREFLPEQLGEAEISKIVEEVIAGMDDVSIQKMGQVIGAVKSKAGNAADGALVAKIVKEKLTK